One region of Quercus lobata isolate SW786 chromosome 2, ValleyOak3.0 Primary Assembly, whole genome shotgun sequence genomic DNA includes:
- the LOC115965569 gene encoding secreted RxLR effector protein 161-like, with product MSSSTKLNLDPSGEEVSPTLYRSIIGSLLYLTASRPNIAFSVGVCARYQAATKESHLTAMKRIIRYVNGTPDYDLWYSKDSNACLAGYLNADWAGSVDDWKSTSGSCFYLGNNLVSWMSKKQNSVSLSTAETEYIATGSCCTQLL from the coding sequence atgagttCATCCACAAAGCTTAATCTTGATCCTTCTGGGGAAGAAGTAAGTCCAACtttgtataggagcatcattGGGAGTTTGCTCTATCTTACGGCAAGTAGACCGAATATTGCTTTTAGCGTGGGAGTTTGTGCTCGATATCAAGCCGCTACAAAGGAATCCCACTTGACTGCTATGAAGCGAATCATACGATATGTTAATGGCACTCCGGATTACGACTTGTGGTACTCAAAGGATTCCAATGCATGCCTTGCGGGGTATTTAAATGCAGATTGGGCTGGAAGTGTGGATGACTGGAAGAGTACCTCAGGTAGCTGTTTCTATCTTGGCAACAACCTTGTCTcttggatgagcaagaaacaaaattcagtgTCACTCTCTACGGCAGAAACAGAGTACATA